The Planktothrix tepida PCC 9214 genome has a segment encoding these proteins:
- a CDS encoding glycoside hydrolase family 108 protein, with product MVTLIPSKLMNWNWQQMLPKQLKAKLKPQAIAGMVLLTLAFSVAIGSQSWARNKIRSDYETKLFNAALGFTLYFEGGLSDHPADIGGRTYRGITQAEYDAYRSQRGLPGLDVSQMSETELIEIYNSYWQGSESAKMHPALAIVMFDTAVNFGINNSITFLQQALGLPQTGTFDQQTREALERGNNQYTALQIVNERILYRYKRVQENPSQMAFFHGWLSRDYSLWGYVEKIKN from the coding sequence ATGGTAACTTTGATCCCCTCTAAACTGATGAATTGGAATTGGCAGCAAATGCTTCCTAAACAACTCAAAGCCAAACTCAAACCTCAAGCGATCGCCGGAATGGTGTTACTCACCTTAGCATTTTCCGTAGCGATTGGGAGCCAAAGTTGGGCAAGGAATAAAATTAGAAGTGATTATGAAACCAAATTATTCAATGCAGCGTTAGGATTTACCCTTTATTTTGAAGGGGGATTAAGCGACCATCCCGCCGATATTGGGGGGAGAACTTACCGAGGAATTACCCAAGCTGAATATGATGCTTATCGTTCACAGAGAGGATTACCGGGCTTAGATGTTAGCCAAATGTCCGAAACCGAATTAATCGAAATTTATAATAGTTATTGGCAAGGAAGTGAATCGGCAAAAATGCACCCCGCTTTAGCAATTGTGATGTTTGATACTGCGGTTAACTTTGGAATTAATAACTCAATTACCTTTCTACAACAAGCATTAGGACTGCCTCAAACCGGAACCTTTGATCAACAAACCCGTGAAGCTTTAGAACGTGGCAATAACCAATATACTGCCTTACAAATCGTGAATGAACGGATTTTATATCGTTATAAACGGGTTCAAGAAAATCCGAGTCAAATGGCATTTTTTCACGGTTGGTTAAGTCGGGATTATAGTTTATGGGGTTATGTCGAAAAAATTAAAAATTAA